TCATTGCATACTCATCGTAGTTGGTATGAACCACGAAGGAATCAACATCTGCTCCGAACCCTGCAGAAAGGAAAGTTTCACAATGCATTACATGGAAGATTTGTAAAACACATAATAATGGTAGATTAAGGGCAGAATCAGCTCGCTGCGTTTCAGTTTACCATCACAAAAACGTGCTATTGTGGTTAAATAAAAAGGATGGAGAATGGAGGGAAGCTGGAGAGACGTACTTGCAACATGGTGGAAGAATCGTCCTGGAGTGTTGGTCAAAGCATAATCTGTAGACGTCTTCTTACACGTGCCATTCCTACATGCGGGCGCAGACACATGGAAACCACAGCACAGGTTACACTGAATACTTTACACCATATGTCTACTAGAATGCAGGCAAGTCTTACCTGAAACTGGTGGCCGTCATTGTGAAGTTTCCCTCAGAGGCAACATGTTGCAGGTCCAGTGCAAGAATGACGGGGTCTGCACTCTTGCGGCGCATGTAGTGAGGACAAGAAGAAACCACTGCTACCTCATACCACTTCCCCATGAACTGCAAGagacacagaaatatttacGGTACAACAGGACAAGAAATATTAGAGAACTTTCCAATACTGtccaattatttttttcaaaagacaGGTAAAATATACAATTGGTGATAATTTCCATCCCCAGCTAGATTAGTTGAGTGTTTAATAAAGGTGCAaattgtaagaaatggccagaatttgaaggtagcataatcgctaactgctgctaagtatactctttgctgtagctatctttggctcTAGTGACTAGctggagctaagtggccctattagctgatgTGAGTCTGATAGTGACTACATGGCTCAGCTCGACCAGGCTCAGCAGcttaacaggaaacaggaatggacaccagactgggaagGAACACCATCCGATGCTTATTTGACGtaaggaggtgatttacagcggctctgaccaggactatgactccggggaCGAGGAGACACAAAAGGTGAGGACAGTGGAGAGGTGAGGCTACATAGGAGTGAAAGAGTCTGCGAAAACAGTTGATAGAGCCGGAATATTTTCAAATCTTACTTGAAGATTGAGGATTtatgacaaacaaacacaatgcgattgtggaaagacacaccaagactgttttgctgagttttattttgttcatgttgagtttgaatgaagtgtgttttatttttactgaatTGAATTTGGATGGTgtactgttgtatttttctctttagtaaggaaaatttgttaaaaaatatctcctttcttgacattttgtgacttAATTTTGTTTACCTATTAGACTAAGTAGAGAACTCGCTGCTTTTACATCTTGCGGCTGAAGCTACAGGGGCTATAAGACTATTGCCTCTTGCAATACAAAGCAGTATTTGGAGACAGGTCGGGCTGgtgctagctgattagcatgatAACTTCAGGCTAACACTGTTGCTTCTGTTGTTAATGTTAGTTCattctttgaatgttttaaacttaaattgaggccatatcttacaaattgctccttcaATGGACACAAAAGGGTCTCATAGGGGAGCTTCTGAAATTATATTATGGCAAGAAAACTTTATCATTTTGACTGGTAAAGAGggataatttaaaatatatatatatcttttatttCAGCCACTCACCCTGCCCAGATCAAAGTTCTCCTGTGTGAGGTTAAGAGGTTCGTGGAGCACAGGGACCGCTTGCAAGGTCCAGGCCAACGCTAACACCAGAAGAGAAACCACACTGCCTGCCCTCTGCATCCTGTCAGCCTCTCAGATTGAACTGGTTTTGTAAATGTCCCCCCACAACACTACAAAACGCTAATATAGCAACGTTTAGATTGTCTCTTTATCTGTCTTTACTCGTCTTGGCCTTCGTGTGTGCGCACTAACTGTGCTCATGTGACCGTACGTTTGTTGTTCCATATAATCAACAATCAGAACTGGACTTCAGAATTTGAAGCTTAAACAAACaaccaatcaataaaaacagagaagcgAAAAAATCAGGTGCTCTTTAAGGACAGTTAATGTCCAACTTACCTGTAATGGGAGTCACTCACAAGGAATCTGAGTCACTCTGATAATAATTGTCAAAATCATTTATTGAATCATGGATAAACCAACGCGTTTCCAAAGAGTCTTGATGAAACAATACCACTGACTTCCATTACAAGTAAGCTGGACAGTCAAGGATTTAGTGGCAACTGaattgtttgtttcttgttttgtagGCTGGAAACACATGTGAGGAAGGTCTATAGCTGCTGCAGGAATGTCACATGATGACAGCCACATAAAGAGGAACTTGAATGTCCCCTAATCAGGCTTAATCAATAGGTTGTCATTTTACCCTCCCAATATAGTCTTacaaaggtctggctgcaccaattctcaATCTGGTAAAGGCAGAACAAACGCCCtggcttgtttgcatgtctttaaaccaatcacaatcgtctTGGGCGGCGCTTACCTCAGGATGCAGCGACGGCGCCCCTGCAAAATTGTGTTGTGGGAAAGTTGTTTTACATATGGGGAGGTGAgtcctggcattaaaatgatcaaatccCTATAAAAGAAAAGGGATCAGCTACtagcttgtttatgtttgtgctaTTAGCAAACAGGTTATTTTAGAGTAACTTGCCTTGCCAGCTCGGAAGTTGTGCAGACAGTGgaaggaaaggcaaaaaatgTGGAACTactattacatttattttctaccAATAGATAATCTGAAGTCCttcacactgcacctttaacagctGATCGCTGGTAGAGAGAAGGCTTGATTGCTGTCTGCTAcagtgtcattttttaaactacCACAGGGGGCACCACAGTCACCATTTTTCCAATTCTACTGGTATTGGCTTTAACCTGGTTTCTTACAGTATCCTGCTCATCATCTGTGCATTATAGGCTGTATAATTTTAGGTTACATAGCTAGCACTAGGTAGGACATCAGAGAGGTATGGAGGTCTGTTTCACGGCATAAACATATTGAGATGTGTCACATCTGCCCCCTTGTGTCCGTATGAGAACTGCACTCCACTTGGAGTTCTCAACAGATGGAAgtcccagcacacacactcagtcttggggttaatatttttatttaagtatGTCATCACAGTTAAACAACCCTATTGATTATATTCAGGAGGTACGGGAGAACATTTAGAACTTAATTCAAAGACTTTTTTGTCTTAAACAATTTAATGAGAGACAAAAACCAGCCACCACAACAAAATGTCTTTGGTGTTTGGTGATTaagggaagaaagagaaaggattTAAATAAGCTCCAGGTGaatattgtttatttaactATGACAACACAGCAGAACTATATGGACAACTCTACATTAAAGAGGATGATGAGTACATTTCAACAGCAGTATTTACTATTTATCATCTTTGTAGCCACAACGATGATGTTTGCTGAAGAGAGTTCCGTTGTGTAGCTCTTCAAAGTAAGTGCGAAGCAGAGAAAGAGCTTTTCAGAGTACGCTGCCAACCTCATCTCAGGCTCATCTGGGAACCTACAGGGAGAAACATAAACTAATTTACACTGAAGATCACTCATACACCTGCAGGTATAAGTAATTCCACAggagcaaaaacaacaacaacaacaacaacaacaacaataacaataacaacaacaacaacaacaacaacaacaacaacaacaacaacaacaaaagactcACCTAACCAGATCCTGATGGAGGGCAATTTTCTGTTGGCCAGAAAACATAGAGACAAGAATTAGGAAACATCAGGGTCATTTAGCTGTCAACAACAACTGTGTGTAAATACACTGTGTGTACTTTACCTGCAGGGGGTGGCGTTAGAATAGACTCTTTGGAGAAACCCTGGGACAAGGCAAAGGCTTTAAACCTCTGAATTACATTGTTTCTGAGGCTTTGAGAGCGACCTGCGAacaagagacacacacagacacacatacacacatattaactcacatgtttatatgtaatgtaaaaatgtagtatgtgtgaatgtgtgtctcaCCGTAAAGCGCCACCTGTGTGTACTCTCTGTGAAAAACCTTGTGTTTGAGAACCAAAGCGTAATCAGTGTAGTTTGTGTCGACCACTGTGATGTCCTTCACCATGTTATGgcctgacaggaaacacaaacagaaagtgagGGACAAAGACCAGAGAAATAGTagaatgaataaaaatcaaCATGGGTGACACTGTAGTTATCTCTGTATAGCAATTAGTCGACTCTTATATCTCTATTTCTAGTAGCATTTCTcttgataaatgtaaatatatagatatagttATACATATATGTTGGCACATATAGTTtagtatattttattattttacatttatttttatttttacttactgttatttattttggtcttctctatttatattttattcagtcTCTCTATAGTGTAATATACCTTTTCTAGAAGGAGCTACTGTAATGTACCAATTTTCCCCTTCggaatcaataaagtatttctgattctgattttgtgaaattataaaaaaaaacaaaaaacaaactttgttcaACTAGTAACCCTTTTCTGTTTCAACTTCATTAAAGGTCATTATTTTAACTACTACTGTTGGAGCGGCTACAACTAATCATAATTATAATTGTGTAATTCTGTAAAAcagtgatattttctgagatggttattgtAGATGTTAATCTCAAGCATTGCAACTCTTCGGCCTACAAGcacctcctctgtgttttaaactgatgttgtttattgttttgtatctTGGGTGGTTTATAAGCTGAGAGGCAGACTGTTTCAAGCTTGCCCACATTTGATCCACAGCATCACATGAGCAGAACCACACAGCCTACGGATAAATCCTTGACTCAAGTGTCCCGACTGAAATACTTGTCACATGTCCTGTGTGGGCACTGTGGCTTCCATCCGTGTGCTTGCTGAGGTTGTTTGCTTGTACTGTTGCTGATCTGGAATTTAATCCTGTCCTACTGCTGCGCTCAGTGTGTGTGCCAGTCAAATATTTACATTGTCATTGAAATAGTAGAGTCCCAGGGCTTACTGATCGTTTCCCTTCTGATGAGTCAGATTAGACGTGAGCAGAGACTTACGTGTGCTGAAGTAGGTGAACTGTCCGGCCACGTTGGTCTTCTCATACTGGTACACCTTACTGAGACAACCGAGAGGTCTGaaggacacagaggagacacatgTCTTATATCTTTTCTAAACTCTTACATTACATTCactattatattacatttatacatacactatattacattatatacacattataacacattaaCTGTACTTAGACTGTGTAATTCTTGTTTAAATCTTATTATTTGTGACCATCTAATTACTCAAACATGTACTCACGTAGCGTCCCACATTGTGAGGTTGACGTTGCCGCTTGGCAGCACTGTGATGACGCCCATTGAGGCCTTCATTTTGTCTCTGTAGGGGACAAAGCTTGGGGAGTCATAGGCCAGGCCCACTCTGTACCATCTCCCTGCAAACTAAACACAGCAACACTGAATAACATATGGACACGTTCTCTCTATATTAAGAAAAAACGCACTCACTCTTATTCAgacattcacagacacacatatgtacacaaAATGAAGCTGACATATTAATGATCTGGAGTTTCTGAGGGTTTATTTGATGACTAACTATCATTCAGGTGCAGATTACGCCTTTGCCTTGCATGCTCTGACAAGTCAACATGTCTGATGCTATAAACTTCACTGGTTTGCAAAATTTAAAGGATGAGCCCAACATTTTTTATCACTGTCAACACATCCCAGGAAAACAGCTCAACCAACATTGTGTACGTTCGTCAATACTCCCTGACTTTCCTGCCTTAGTTGTGGTTTCCACTGATGAAATAGATCTTTAAAAATAGACCACGTATATATAGtcacacacattatatatagaGAGAAATTTCCTAAAGCGGCTGGACATGCTGTATTTTACTCAAACATAAGTAAATATTGTGCGGGGGGTggttattttcagctgtggatttgGTGTGCTAGGAAGCAGGAAAGTGTATGTGAGGTTGACTCACATACACTTTCTATGTTTATCCCAATTAAGTAaaatgtcacccagtgcaacagtgtagctcatgtattttttaatatatttaagaCGAGTTGAGGTAATTTTGCAgtgattcaaaacaaatacGTTTTCTAATGATATAAACTTGATATTAATTCAGTTGTACTTAAATTCTttaaggtcatattgataaaaTTTTTATGTAgggaaatctttttttttaaaataatacatctacagagcttgtaggaaggtgcagaataaaactATCTCTTTCCTtgaacattattatgattgtgaaacaataaatctgaaatgtttgtcaggcccaaaatgattgttttgtttatctctgtaaGAATAATGGTGGGATCCAGATTCTATGAAGGTCAGTCAGCTAATAGTATAACATTGTTGGTAtcatgtggtatctgtgtttcatcagctgtcaacagtcttggtagttgccagtttgtgtaCTGAGTCCTACAGTATGCGCCCAGCAGTCTGCAAGT
This portion of the Pagrus major chromosome 12, Pma_NU_1.0 genome encodes:
- the LOC141005494 gene encoding protein AMBP-like isoform X2, producing the protein MQRAGSVVSLLVLALAWTLQAVPVLHEPLNLTQENFDLGRFMGKWYEVAVVSSCPHYMRRKSADPVILALDLQHVASEGNFTMTATSFRNGTCKKTSTDYALTNTPGRFFHHVARFGADVDSFVVHTNYDEYAMMLLQGTEKPSGNETITVKLYSRTWNVTAAVLDDFKILVREHGMTGDAIIMNQNKDKS
- the ptgdsa gene encoding neutrophil gelatinase-associated lipocalin, with protein sequence MRTTMVAVVMVMCAMMAHADVKPQRDFNLQRFAGRWYRVGLAYDSPSFVPYRDKMKASMGVITVLPSGNVNLTMWDATPLGCLSKVYQYEKTNVAGQFTYFSTRHNMVKDITVVDTNYTDYALVLKHKVFHREYTQVALYGRSQSLRNNVIQRFKAFALSQGFSKESILTPPPAENCPPSGSG
- the LOC141005494 gene encoding protein AMBP-like isoform X1, with amino-acid sequence MQRAGSVVSLLVLALAWTLQAVPVLHEPLNLTQENFDLGRFMGKWYEVAVVSSCPHYMRRKSADPVILALDLQHVASEGNFTMTATSFRNGTCKKTSTDYALTNTPGRFFHHVARFGADVDSFVVHTNYDEYAMMLLQGTEKPSGNETITVKLYSRTWNVTAAVLDDFKILVREHGMTGDAIIMNQNKGECDPGEQVTKPQNLVPKRSKRNVAPHAQEDDAGNI